GTTCTCATAAAACAGTATGAAATATCTTAGGCTTATGAAAATATTCGCAAGACCTGCGTTTCCACCGTTGTGGTTTGTCATTCTGATTTATATCAgtgaaatcgatttatgaatatGGAACAGCATTATACTGATATGTCAAACGTTAAAACTGTTGGATAAGGTTATTATTGTAAGTTTcagttaaacaaaatatttaaagataaattgTTCATCTCATCAGCATTATGGAAGCACCTATATATGTccgatatatacatgcattttaGCGCAGACGTTAAAATAcaggttttgttttgtattatgaTTACTTATGATGAAAGTGACTTCTTGCATGAAAGCTTTCAAGAAgaatattcaacaaaatgtCATTACAAGTTTTTGactattatatacatatatagataataCGCAGATGACAATAAAACTGTTCTCGTTGTGTTTAACACATTTCCGTTCTCTTCTTATCGAATGTGCAACTGTCATGAAAACTagaatcaaattaaatcaatttacaTCACCTCcaggttttgttttgtttgtttttgtaatttcgCCAGTTGTATTCCTTGAGGTTTATTTTAGACTGTTTACTGTCTAGCATTTTTTATTACACTCGTGTTCACCTTTTgagtttgaaattattttttttcatagtacgcctaatttcaattaatgacttacaataattgatttaaagtttatatggcTTTGGAATATATTCTAACTGTGAAACATGAGATCTTAATTGTTTCAACTGCAATGATTAAAATTGGGTATCATCATCGTTTATGTGTATTGACCGAATGATGTTTACGTTAAAATATACTGTACCTGAAGTGAGTTGAAAATTGCAAATAGGTACTGGAAAATGACCAGATCATCGTTCACAGAAAAAGCACCTAGTACCCACGTTACTCCAAACAGCGGCAAGATGACACATATACTTTTTAACCCAATTCTATGAAAAGAGATTATGTAGCTTTCATGTATTACACAAATTTGTGAATTTTATGCTATGTCGTTAAAAGACAATTTAAATATTGGTTggataatacatgtaaaaggcTTGCATTTAATTACGATCTTTTACTGAAATCACCACAGGGAATAAGTTCAAACTTTGCTTTCAATACTTGACTGTTGAATAATTGTATTGTTTGGACTTTTGAAACATCTTAATATCAAGATGATCGTATGagattaaaatcataacttgtgctatttaaataaaaacaacagttttATACCGCTGTCCAAAAGTCATAAATccattgaaagaaaacaaatcctggtAACAAACTGAAACCGAAGGAAAAACAACAAGTTtgagaggaaaacaacggaacaacagaacaATGAAGtgcaacataaacaaacgacaatgcaaaatacatagaaacgaaaTACCAGATAACAACTGCTATAtgtctgacttggtacaggacatttttagaCACAATTGTGAATTTCACATAGTTTTgtggctagctaaacctctgCGTTGTATTGCAAGGTTAAATACAACGTTAAAATGACAACAGTACATGACGGGAATATAGTAGAAGACAAAtacataaatgaataatataataGTATATTTCGACATGATAACCACAGAATAACaacgaatatatataattaattgtgTGTCTGTTACATAAATGCATCTGTCACACTAATGCACCAATCTAATACTGATTTGATCTTATTATAATGTTAACGGTAGTAACTGTTTATAAAGTTTTTACATATACTAATAACAAACTTACTTAGATTTCACTTTTAATGTTTTCGCAGCCAGCCCTCTACTGGTCATCATTTTGTACACTGTTATAATGATGATGACGAAATTAATCTAAAAAATGCGATAcgaataacaaaattaatgtttatttgtgGTAATACTCTGTAAATTGTGTGGTTTGCAAGTACATTGTCTTCTGTGATAGGTGTTACTGCTTACGTGgcattgttttaaataatttttcattttgcaatTCGATTGTGAATTCGTACAGTTATTATTCAAAAAAATCAATCGTTATATAGAATGAatcataaatatcaaaaatgaaacTCTATTACATATGGGCTACGTTATCtagtaattgttttttttcgctTTTCAAACTAGTTTTTGCatgcattatatttttcaaatatttgtccACACTTCTttcacaaagaaataaaaacacatgtaCATGTGAATAGTCACCTATAATTCTagggcattttttttaatttcataaacatgttaaatgttaaaaagataaacacaattcTATTTATGGAGATGAAAACTTAGTCGTTTGGACGGATTCATTCTcgaatttttattgtttttacaatATCTGCTAATTACGTTTAAACTTTATCAAGTGAAAACATCACACTTGTTATATACGATACAAAAAacctataattaaaaaaaaacaacaacataatatatctttaATACTATACACTAATTATCTTTTGCAAgtagaataaaaaaagataaatcgTCCCGAATAGGTTAATCATGGGTcatccttttttttaacttcaagaaacagttttgaaaatcaagaaataaaatcGCCGCGAAAGAGGCTCTTTAAGGAAAAACGGAAAATAACGTAACTTTGCGAAATCAAGTTGGGTTAACAGAAATCTACTCTCACCATTGCACTTCTGTTATGTCGAAAAGACACAAAACTgcgtattttaatttttaatactaTCTTTTTGAATTGCATTGGTATACTTATCTTTTGTCCTTGTTTTTGCAAGAAAACAGGTCATATTTAACTTGAAGTTTGCACAAAACATGCTTACTAGTCaattaatcataaaaaatgAGGCGATAAAGTGTGAATTGAATGCCAAAAAGTATAACATCTtcaatttatgatatatttttcatggTACTAAGGGACTTGTAAAAAAATCGgacttaaaaaaatctatacatACCACGATTACAAGCAACGCTGGTCCAATAAATGCCCATATGAGGTTAGATTCAAGGGTTAGCCAACAACTGAAATGATCAGAACAATCCTCATGtgaattatatttacatttcattATGTATTCTCCTGTTATTGTCTGGAAATCACTAATCAATAATAATTTTGGTTGCAAAGGGTCTGTTGGTTGAGTAACAGTGTCTATTAGCTCTATACATACTTTTGTCAAGTGACAGTGACGTCATCAATATTTGTGTATGATTTACTCCGACTTAAAATGGAatacataattaaataaaaaaaaaagaatcaagaAGGTCAATTTAAACTGAACTGATGCGTTAGTTGTATATTTTCGTCGAATGCAATTGGATATATATGAATGAACATATACACAcaaattgttaatttaaatGAGATGACGCATTTCGATCTTCCAgatcaaataaattgaaattgttttcagtCTTTTATGTAGAAAGTTAATTATTGATCCTAAATGTTTCAATTTATCCtctaaaatatattgtttctgACAGTACTTTGATATGTTTAGTTAGAGAATGTTGCTTCAAGTATATATAGTAATTGAAGGGTTCTATTTCAAGTCTTGTAAAGCAAGCAAAATGATATTGTGTATCTACTAAGTAGACAGTATTTTTGGTGTAAAATCAAAACCGGTCGCCGTGTGTCAGGAAAATGTACATGGGTTGAAAAATTCTGTATACAAAgcattaattgataaaaaaaaacttattaaaacGTACAATTGGTCATTGCCATATCCTTTAAGTTTAGTCACACCGGCAGAAATTCCAACTATACAAGCCGgaacaactgaaataaaataaaatatctgtaaTATAGTGAAGCTTACTTActtataattttagtttatttacacAGTCATGTTCGAAATACTAATTGTGCGAAACAGTACACATCCGTTGTATTTATTACACCCCATTTGTCTTTAAGACTACTGCGTGTTTTGCCCTACACTTTGTGATTTTGAAGTTCTTAAATCACCTCTTCTGTGCATCCCGTTTTTGATTGTTCTAATGGTTGTGTAATGCTGCTTGTCCTACACTAACGTAGAGAAAACATATTATCAACtttttcttgatattgaaaacaaataaatttttgacattttagtaCTAATATCACCTACCAACCAATAGTTCCATATGGCATGTCAAATGAGTCttccaatttttgttttatttatttaataataaacagcATTCGCTTTGCTTATCTTATTTCTTGGTCAGaataaatgatagttttaataGATTTGATCTGTTAACTTGTAATGATGTTATAGATGGGTTTTATACTCACTCCAACATGCAGGTATCAGCTTAGGAACTATGGATTTGGTTGGGAAAACAATGACCACCATTCTAACTATCTGAATACCTTCAGCAAGCATCAGAGCAAAGTCTGTCAGGAAAATATAGTGCAGAGCAACTGCAATTGCTGAACATACTATCTATAAATAAGATTATACACAAAAGTATTACCAAATATCTACATGCACAATGTAATATTGTTGCCAATGTTTGAAGATAGAAAAGCAATACAATCGACATCTTCCTGTTCTTAAACACGTTTAAATCAACGACATAGGTCGGGGTTTCCTCAAGAGAAATTGTTGCCAAACAGCCAGTGGAATGCTATTGGTGCGTTCTATGTTTCGAATAcgagaaattatttaaaactattaaatatcagcaaaaatgtgtatattttatagttgacAGATACGAACACTTatgattaaaatatgtatttgaattaaCAACTGTATTGACTTAGTCACACGGGATGTTGAATTAAACCAGCTTTCTGTTTGAAGACTTCTGTCTAGCTTCGACAAatgatttgaatattattttggtatgtttttttctctttttttcagaTTTCGATGACATGTATCACCGGTTATATAATATATGGCTACTTCCTTAGTTTTCTTACTTTATTCTCTGTTCGTGTTATGCCTGCTAAGAATATTATATACGACAGAATTAATGCCACACATAAGTTCATCAGTGTTTTTGTTCTATCATTTCCCAAGTACCTGTAAAACAGTATCTGACAAATCAACTTTACAATCTTTATCAGATCTTTAGAAGTTTCTACTTTGTTATAAGTGTAGCCCATATAACCTAGCTACATCAGCTATATTTTGCAAAACCTTTTGGGATTCTTTTTCTCAATGCTTggctttataaacattttaatatgagcgtcactaatgagtcttatgaggattttgtaataaattataaccctggtacctttgataactccTCTCAAACTTCATAatgtatttgacatttttgcagaCAAAACGCAtagtgtttacattttaaactttGGCGAGTTTTGTTATGGAACATTATTTcgttcaaaaagaaaaagataatagcataaattattaaacattaAACTGTGCCAACAAAATTCCTtcaaaacagaacaaaaaaaactgacaaaaattgAGGAAAGGAAGATATTTATCACAGAAACAAACCCAAATCAAACTACATCAACAGATTTAGCAACACATAACTCATTAAAAAGAGGGTGGTTAATCGAAATTGGTGATTTCATAAGCATGGAACATGGGATGAAGTTGTgtcataaaaatgttaacagGTGGTCatgtttatacataatttttgtttgcagtAGTTGGCATTTCATTAAACCACAATATAAAACGTATGTCTTGACATTTACAATTATAGTGGATCTCTCTGGTAAATCATCTGTATCTTGTAAAGTAAATTATCAACAGACACTCACAATCAATGATTAGGGATAAGGTAAGATATAAAGCTATTCTTAACGAAGCAGTTGAATGGTTAATTTACATATGAGTCTTTTTATACAACATAACACTTACTTGACCTACATTGTGCATACAattaataaagtgttattttctgatttcaaaGAAGAAAACACTGTTATTATAATGTTTGAGTTAGTATTGAGGTTGGTGCCTTTTTCTTAGACAAGaatattaaactatttttttatcttaGGTGTTGTTTTCCCCATAGATGCAACAGTACTACGTATAcataaaacacttttttttctaatttagaaGTGCACTGATCTGATCAAAATCATGTTAAGCGATTGTAATATAAAGACATAGATAGATAAAGgctactacagatacagttaagtcggcttcatatcttgacttacatctagaaattgacaatgagggtcggttgaagacaaaactttacgacaaaagagatgatttcagctttcaaattgtgaactttccatttctaagtagcaacattccagccgcacatgcatacggggtatatacctcccaattgatacgatattcccgtgcttgcatttcctatcatgattttcttgatagaggtttactgctcacaaggaagctattaaaccaagagttccatatggtgaagttgaaatcatcccttcgtaaatgttacggacgccatcacgagttggttgaccgttatggaataaccgtttcacaaatgatatcggatatgttccctacgtcgtaactataatccccttccctttcatgaatttgacctaccgaattagactatttaccggatttgtaatcaaataagcaacacgacgggtgccgcatgtggagcaggatctgcttacccttccggagcacctgagatcacccctagtttttggtggggttcgtgttgtgtattctttagttttctatgttgtgtcatgtgtactattgtttttctgtttgtctttttcatttttagccatggcgttgtcagtttgttttagatttacgagtttgactgtccctttggtatctttcgtccccctttTTCTATTATCACAGTGATCTATTacataaagatattttgaaggTTATAATTTTACCACTTTGTAGGTTGACTTTATTGAATTGTGCACTGTATTTAGATAAATGACACTTTACGTCTACATAACTGCTCTAACATAAAGCcttttgaatttaaacaaaaataaagagcTTGAGAAAAGTGTAGAtctataattaatatttaattgttataaaatactgACAGTAGAATAACCGTGGTCGAGTTATTCTGATTTATACATTTGCGTACAAATTCATTACACAAATTGTgtgtgtttttaaattattgcttTTCAGAATTAGTATTATATaagaattgattgattgattatatgTAATGATTGAAAAACAATCTTTGCGTTCAGCTGATACTGTTATATTTTcgtattgtatatatttatatgtatatcataCGATCCATATtctctctattctttatttgcGTTGccctttatttcaatttttcccTCCCATTGATATCTACTCTATAAACACTATCTCGACACTCATAGGAGTATATATGTCAAAATAGATACGAATAACTTACCTCCAAAGGACGAAATGGATCAGAATTGTAATGACTAGAAACAAAATGGACACTCCGCATCCGATGGCTGATGTATAGCTTAGTGGATCATGGTGAGAGGATGGcttgtaaaaaatgtaaaaataaacatttaaaaaagtgtcaaataatcaactgacaatttaaaatacattttgaaaataagttaTGTATATGATCTAATGGTATCTTTAAAAACTGTATTTACTTAAAATATAAGCAAAGtcagttttgtttaaaatatgttcattattatGTGTAGGACTTAAATGTGGCGTTCATTTGCTAATATGCATTATCACTATGAAGGCAGCTTAAGATAAAGCCCGCCGCGAGCTCAGGGGTAATATTTGATTGCATAAGAAGAACAATAATAGTGGTATTTGGTTGTTTGCCGCTCTTTGAtaaggttgttgtctctttgacacattctcagTTTTCATTTACTATTCAAATGTCAGAATACGAAAAGTGGAATTTATCTACAATATATTCAAAGTCATAGGTCGAATAAAACCTGGCAAGTCATTGTAAAAAAAGAAGGAACACGTCGATAGCAATTAGCAGTCTACAAAACATAACACCTACGAATATAGACGACAAAGTACagaattgtgaatatatatatatatatatatatgtcgtgtacaagttgagattttgtacaggttataacatgtacaaaaattgtgtacatgttataacttgtataatgcaaaaatacaagttataacatgtacaaaagtacctcatacatgttataacctgtacaaaatattgcttaaaaatggttttaacgtgtacaaaatttaagataaatctAACTGAACATtttgaagtaaaatatacatttgaattcatcaatacataaagaacaacaataaataggcCAGACCGTGTTTTTTTTCCGTAGAGGACAATGATAACAAAGTTTAAGAAATACGTGTATATATTTCATGACTAATGttggcaaaatgtgttttcatgtaattgtaCGTTTTATGCAGTCCATCATGGCTTAAATAAGTGTGACACTATTTACTAAAAGCTTGCATTTCCTCAATGTCAATTACATTAGATAGAAGTAACTAAATTCTTCCAATGCCTAATAATTTTTAGTTAAACTCCTCCCTCTCGTACTAAAGCACGCAAAGACTAAAACAATGTCTTATATGCTTACTCTGTAAAATCAAGagagagctgaaatagttttcatCAGACCATgcttcattatcaatatctttgaaactactcttcaacatttttggccttcagcatgaattatgtaaatataactcaatttgttttttacaacCTTATTAGATCATTACAAGAGGCgaatttaattttgatgttttaaatatatatcctctGCTTTAAAAGCATGTATTTGTGGCCTTCGGATAATGTTTGCTCCATATCATgggcgggttgttgtcttttagaCAAATACCCCATTTACATACCCAATTCATTGTAGACACATCTATCCTGGCCATTCTCTTATGTCTTTTAGTGTCAACtagaataaaagtatttttctattgccttcaaagtggacactcacaattataattcatcaaataaagatatgtccaTAGACAGTCATAAGAGGATCATAAAAAATATCGTATTACAGTTCAAAGGAATGCTTCGTAATACCGACCCCTGCacattaactgtatcaaaaaaggacaaaacacacaaacatgaaggaataataaaaaagttatgaaaatatttttgaggttaaggtaacacgataccgaatggcatATCAACCGATTTCCAAACTTTTTGGCATACGCGTTCTTTGCACCGAGTTACAtcgaaatatgta
This Mytilus trossulus isolate FHL-02 chromosome 14, PNRI_Mtr1.1.1.hap1, whole genome shotgun sequence DNA region includes the following protein-coding sequences:
- the LOC134696408 gene encoding adhesion G protein-coupled receptor B2-like, with the translated sequence MQVGKASVDDITVPDRQKTSNSWIADSVTEIKLKKNICSGLTGYSSTFYRNISSFFPEYLILNGEIKSFNGSYDVNSIIADFTIHGTPCSNYSLIIKFEHLLGKYTKPFCGHWNFSTPNTVNGAWSSYGSQVVDASDSYTICEYNHTTNFAILMSPGKTPSSHHDPLSYTSAIGCGVSILFLVITILIHFVLWRYLGNDRTKTLMNLCVALILSYIIFLAGITRTENKIVCSAIAVALHYIFLTDFALMLAEGIQIVRMVVIVFPTKSIVPKLIPACWIVPACIVGISAGVTKLKGYGNDQFCWLTLESNLIWAFIGPALLVIVINFVIIIITVYKMMTSRGLAAKTLKVKSKIGLKSICVILPLFGVTWVLGAFSVNDDLVIFQYLFAIFNSLQGLFICVFHCFLNKQVRQGYQQYQRRRHANRMDSKHSTDFSNLDRPKSRLSINDNSRAQEK